A section of the Caballeronia sp. M1242 genome encodes:
- the thiM gene encoding hydroxyethylthiazole kinase, protein MLAADLFSFVTRVRERAPLVHCLTNLVVTNFTANVLLAIGAAPAMVVAREEAAQFAPLAHALLINLGTLDVPQMRAMRAAVDAANRAGTPWVLDPVAVGPLAFRTEFALELLDAKPAVIRGNASEIISLSGGEASGRGVDSTAATDAALDAAQILALNTQAVVAVTGATDYITDGRRVIALSNGSPLMTRVTGVGCALSAAVAAFVGAAQSRDEHWAATIAAIAYSTVAGELAAREAALPGSFAVAYLDRLASVDSQAFDATLVLREVAVS, encoded by the coding sequence ATGCTTGCTGCCGATCTCTTTTCGTTCGTCACGCGCGTGCGCGAGCGCGCGCCGCTCGTCCACTGCCTGACGAACCTCGTCGTCACGAACTTCACGGCCAACGTGCTGCTCGCCATCGGCGCGGCGCCGGCGATGGTCGTCGCGCGCGAGGAAGCCGCGCAGTTCGCGCCGCTCGCCCATGCGCTCCTGATCAACCTCGGCACGCTCGACGTGCCGCAAATGCGCGCGATGCGCGCCGCCGTCGATGCCGCCAACCGCGCGGGCACGCCTTGGGTGCTCGATCCCGTCGCTGTCGGCCCGCTCGCGTTCCGCACCGAATTCGCGCTCGAATTGCTCGACGCGAAGCCGGCCGTGATTCGCGGCAACGCGTCGGAGATCATCAGCCTGTCGGGCGGCGAAGCGAGCGGACGCGGCGTCGACAGCACCGCCGCCACCGACGCCGCGCTCGACGCCGCGCAGATCCTCGCGCTCAACACGCAGGCCGTCGTCGCCGTCACCGGCGCGACCGATTACATCACCGATGGCCGCCGCGTGATCGCGCTCTCGAACGGCTCGCCGCTGATGACGCGCGTGACCGGCGTCGGCTGCGCGCTTTCTGCGGCCGTCGCGGCGTTCGTCGGCGCGGCGCAATCGCGCGATGAACACTGGGCGGCGACGATCGCCGCCATCGCCTATTCGACCGTCGCCGGCGAGCTCGCCGCCCGCGAAGCCGCGTTGCCCGGCAGCTTCGCCGTCGCGTATCTGGACCGACTCGCCTCGGTCGATTCGCAAGCATTCGACGCGACGCTCGTGCTACGCGAGGTGGCCGTATCGTGA
- the thiE gene encoding thiamine phosphate synthase, with translation MRRAFDLSLYLVLDPVQCGGHDAAVSVARAALDGGVTLLQLRAPEWHKRAWLELALDLLPLTRARGVPLVINDHVDVALAAGADGVHVGQRDLPADVARRLLGPDALIGLSVSNLAEVADANRLEGVDYVGAGPVYATPTKTDASAPCGIDGLAAMRASSRWPTVAIGGIQAHNAADVMRAQPAGLAVVSAICKAADPRAASAELREIIRRASS, from the coding sequence ATGCGGCGCGCGTTCGATCTCTCGCTCTATCTCGTGCTCGACCCGGTGCAGTGCGGCGGCCACGACGCGGCCGTTTCGGTCGCCCGCGCGGCGCTGGACGGCGGCGTGACGCTGCTGCAACTGCGCGCGCCGGAGTGGCACAAGCGCGCGTGGCTCGAGCTGGCGCTCGACTTGTTGCCGTTGACGCGCGCGCGCGGCGTTCCGCTCGTCATCAACGATCACGTGGATGTCGCGCTCGCAGCCGGCGCGGACGGCGTTCACGTCGGCCAGCGCGATCTGCCCGCCGATGTCGCGCGACGGCTGCTCGGGCCGGATGCGCTGATCGGGCTATCAGTGTCGAATCTCGCGGAAGTCGCGGATGCGAACCGGCTGGAAGGCGTCGACTATGTCGGCGCGGGGCCCGTCTACGCGACGCCGACCAAGACCGACGCCTCCGCGCCCTGCGGCATCGACGGTCTCGCCGCGATGCGCGCGAGTTCGCGCTGGCCGACGGTGGCGATAGGCGGCATCCAGGCGCATAACGCGGCCGACGTTATGCGCGCCCAACCGGCGGGACTCGCGGTCGTTTCCGCGATCTGCAAGGCGGCCGACCCGCGCGCTGCCTCGGCCGAACTGCGCGAGATAATCCGTCGCGCTTCATCCTGA
- a CDS encoding DUF2866 domain-containing protein: protein MKHVKTARPAPAFHLRGCRVSAPLQQPFGSGCRIVEWIDGEGQISRRVVSADVTEAEVVATIRRHVTGRKHVLVDDERQPRQTLPRR from the coding sequence TTGAAACATGTCAAAACAGCCCGGCCCGCCCCAGCGTTCCACCTGCGCGGCTGCCGCGTCTCGGCGCCTCTGCAACAGCCGTTCGGCAGCGGATGCCGGATCGTCGAATGGATCGACGGCGAAGGGCAGATCTCGCGGCGCGTCGTGTCGGCGGACGTAACGGAGGCCGAAGTCGTCGCGACCATTCGCCGTCACGTCACGGGCCGCAAACACGTGCTCGTGGACGACGAGCGTCAGCCGCGCCAGACCTTGCCGCGACGCTAG
- a CDS encoding ATP-binding cassette domain-containing protein, which yields MIRFNQFSLSRGTKPLFEDTSFTLNPGEKAGLVGANGAGKSTLFSVLRGELHADGGDFSMPPSWRIAHVAQETPAVDRTALDYTLDGDTQLRAIEARIAAASAAHDGAAEAEAHAAFADADGYTAPARAETLLLGLGFTLEQTREPVASFSGGWRMRLNLAQALMCPSDLLLLDEPTNHLDLDAIVWLEDWLGRYPGTLVVISHDREFLDEVCNVTLHLENRQVKRYGGSYSQFEVLRAQQIALQQSAYEKQQKTVQHLQSFIDRFKAKATKAKQAQSRVKALEKMELIAPAHASSPFTFEFRTPDAAPNPMMVMEDVRCGYRSDEGVEIPIVEGVTLSIQNGQRIGLLGANGQGKSTLIKTLAGTLDALSGHVRQGKGLQIGYFAQHQLETLRPDDSALAHLARLAPDTREQELRDFLGSFNFSGDMATAKIAPFSGGEKARLALALIIWQKPNLLLLDEPTNHLDLETRHALTMALAQFEGTLILVSHDRHLLRATTDTFMLVAKHRLSPFDGDLDDYRDWLLQHAADTRAAAKEANGGASASGNAPDSAANRKEQRRQEAQERQKLSHLRKPLQSRIAKIEKEMDALNAEKATLDAFVADPASYDAALKAKLTDTIRRQGEVNARLETLELEWLDAHEELEQLSS from the coding sequence GTGATCCGCTTCAACCAGTTCAGCCTGTCCCGCGGCACCAAGCCGCTTTTCGAAGACACGAGCTTCACGCTCAATCCGGGCGAGAAAGCCGGTCTCGTCGGCGCGAACGGCGCGGGCAAATCCACGCTCTTTTCCGTGCTGCGCGGCGAGTTGCACGCGGACGGCGGCGATTTCTCGATGCCGCCGTCGTGGCGCATCGCGCATGTCGCGCAGGAAACGCCCGCCGTGGATCGCACCGCGCTCGACTACACGCTCGACGGCGACACGCAGTTGCGAGCCATCGAGGCGCGGATCGCGGCGGCGTCCGCCGCGCACGACGGCGCGGCCGAAGCCGAAGCCCACGCCGCTTTCGCCGATGCCGACGGCTACACCGCGCCCGCCCGCGCGGAAACGCTGCTGCTCGGGCTCGGCTTCACGCTCGAACAGACGCGCGAGCCGGTGGCGAGCTTCTCGGGCGGCTGGCGTATGCGTCTGAATCTCGCGCAGGCGCTGATGTGTCCGTCCGACCTGCTGCTGCTCGACGAACCGACGAACCACCTGGATCTCGACGCGATCGTCTGGCTGGAAGACTGGCTCGGCCGTTATCCGGGCACGCTCGTCGTGATCTCGCACGACCGCGAGTTCCTCGATGAGGTCTGCAACGTCACGCTGCATCTGGAAAACCGGCAGGTGAAGCGTTACGGCGGCAGCTACAGCCAGTTTGAAGTGCTGCGCGCGCAACAGATCGCGTTGCAGCAAAGCGCCTACGAGAAGCAGCAGAAGACGGTGCAGCATCTGCAGAGCTTCATCGACCGCTTCAAGGCGAAGGCCACCAAGGCGAAGCAGGCGCAAAGCCGCGTGAAGGCGCTGGAAAAAATGGAACTGATCGCGCCCGCGCACGCCAGTTCGCCGTTCACGTTCGAATTCCGCACCCCGGATGCCGCGCCGAATCCGATGATGGTGATGGAAGACGTGCGCTGCGGTTATCGCAGCGACGAAGGCGTCGAGATTCCGATTGTCGAAGGCGTCACGCTGTCGATTCAGAACGGGCAGCGCATCGGTCTGCTCGGCGCGAACGGTCAGGGCAAGTCCACGCTCATCAAGACACTCGCCGGCACGCTCGACGCCCTCTCGGGTCACGTGCGGCAAGGCAAGGGCTTGCAGATCGGCTATTTCGCCCAGCATCAACTGGAAACGCTGCGCCCGGACGACTCCGCGCTCGCCCATCTCGCGCGCCTCGCGCCGGACACGCGCGAGCAAGAACTGCGCGACTTTCTCGGCAGCTTCAACTTCTCGGGCGACATGGCCACCGCGAAGATCGCGCCGTTCTCCGGCGGCGAAAAGGCCCGGCTCGCGCTCGCGCTCATCATCTGGCAGAAGCCCAATCTGCTGTTGCTCGACGAACCGACGAACCACCTCGATCTCGAAACGCGCCACGCGCTGACCATGGCGCTCGCGCAATTCGAAGGCACGCTCATTCTCGTGTCGCACGACCGGCATCTGCTGCGCGCCACCACCGACACCTTCATGCTGGTGGCGAAGCACCGGCTGAGTCCGTTCGACGGCGATCTCGACGATTATCGCGACTGGCTTCTGCAACATGCCGCCGACACGCGGGCGGCGGCGAAAGAAGCGAACGGCGGCGCGTCGGCTTCCGGCAATGCGCCGGACAGCGCGGCGAATCGCAAGGAGCAGCGCAGGCAGGAGGCGCAAGAGCGGCAAAAGCTGTCGCATCTGCGCAAGCCGCTGCAATCGCGCATCGCGAAGATCGAGAAAGAAATGGACGCGCTGAATGCGGAAAAAGCGACGCTGGATGCGTTCGTCGCCGATCCCGCGAGCTACGACGCCGCGCTGAAGGCGAAGCTCACCGACACGATTCGCCGTCAGGGCGAAGTCAACGCGCGGCTCGAGACGCTCGAACTGGAGTGGCTCGACGCGCACGAGGAACTCGAACAACTGAGCTCGTGA
- a CDS encoding glutathione peroxidase, producing MNSTTDSIYGFTAQRLDGTTTSLDAYRGKVLLIVNTASECGFTPQYRGLQELYTLYAGRGFEVLGFPCNQFGKQEPGDAAQISSFCESNYGVTFPMFAKIDVNGPNAHPLFKYLTEKEPGVLGLEAIKWNFTKFLIDRNGNIVKRYAPITKPESIADDIEKLL from the coding sequence ATGAATTCGACCACCGACAGCATCTACGGCTTCACGGCACAGCGGCTCGACGGCACGACCACGAGTCTCGACGCGTACCGCGGCAAGGTGCTGCTGATCGTGAACACCGCGAGCGAATGCGGTTTCACGCCGCAGTACAGGGGCCTACAGGAGTTGTACACGCTGTACGCAGGGCGCGGCTTCGAGGTGCTCGGCTTTCCGTGCAACCAGTTCGGCAAGCAGGAGCCGGGCGACGCGGCGCAGATTAGCAGCTTCTGCGAGTCGAACTATGGCGTCACGTTTCCGATGTTCGCGAAGATCGACGTCAACGGGCCGAACGCGCATCCGCTCTTCAAGTATCTGACGGAGAAGGAGCCGGGCGTGCTCGGGCTGGAGGCGATCAAATGGAACTTCACGAAGTTCCTGATCGACCGCAACGGGAACATCGTAAAACGCTACGCGCCGATCACGAAGCCCGAGTCCATCGCGGACGACATCGAAAAGCTGCTCTGA
- a CDS encoding CaiB/BaiF CoA-transferase family protein gives MTTSPALAGLRVLDLTRLLPGPVATLRLAELGADVLKIEPPGEGDYARSMLQSDADRASGAPSAFYRIVNRGKRSLTLDLKTDAGRAKLIELARDADVLVESFRPTVMTRLGVGYDVLRQVNPKLVYCAITGFGSKGPFADKAGHDLNYIAYAGVLDQLADADGAPIAPNFQLADLLGGALAAVTQMLAALWHVARGGEGRFVDVSMTHAVHAHNVMAHIALANADEPGTRAGAGLLNGGVPCYNVYRTADDKFVAVGALELKFWQTLCGALGHPEWAARHWSLGQAIGGADAKELTARLAACIRERTRDEWMALLEPLDCCVAPVLTPAEAAAHPLFLGR, from the coding sequence TTGACGACCTCCCCCGCTCTCGCCGGTCTTCGCGTGCTGGATCTGACGCGGCTTCTGCCCGGTCCGGTGGCCACGCTGCGCCTCGCCGAACTCGGCGCGGACGTGCTAAAGATCGAGCCGCCGGGCGAAGGCGACTACGCCCGCTCCATGCTGCAAAGCGACGCCGACCGCGCGAGCGGCGCTCCGAGCGCGTTCTATCGGATCGTGAATCGCGGCAAGCGGTCGCTCACGCTCGATCTGAAGACCGATGCCGGGCGCGCGAAATTGATCGAACTGGCAAGGGACGCCGACGTGCTCGTCGAGAGCTTCCGGCCGACGGTGATGACGCGGCTCGGCGTCGGCTACGACGTGCTGCGGCAGGTCAATCCGAAGCTCGTCTACTGCGCGATCACCGGGTTCGGCAGCAAAGGCCCGTTCGCCGACAAGGCGGGGCACGATCTGAACTACATCGCGTATGCGGGCGTGCTGGATCAGCTTGCTGATGCAGACGGCGCGCCCATCGCGCCCAATTTCCAGCTTGCGGATTTGCTCGGCGGGGCGCTCGCGGCCGTGACGCAAATGTTGGCCGCGCTCTGGCACGTCGCGCGCGGGGGCGAAGGCCGCTTCGTCGACGTCTCCATGACGCACGCCGTTCACGCCCACAACGTGATGGCGCACATCGCGCTCGCCAATGCCGACGAGCCGGGCACGCGGGCGGGAGCCGGCCTGCTCAACGGCGGCGTGCCTTGCTACAACGTCTATCGCACGGCGGACGACAAGTTCGTGGCCGTCGGCGCGCTCGAACTGAAGTTCTGGCAGACGCTATGCGGCGCGCTCGGCCACCCGGAATGGGCCGCGCGGCACTGGAGTCTCGGGCAGGCGATCGGCGGCGCGGATGCGAAAGAACTGACCGCGCGCCTCGCCGCGTGCATCCGCGAGCGCACGCGCGACGAATGGATGGCGCTCCTCGAACCGCTCGACTGCTGCGTCGCGCCGGTGCTCACGCCGGCGGAAGCGGCAGCGCATCCGCTCTTTCTCGGCCGATAA
- the alr gene encoding alanine racemase: MPRPLSATIHTAALANNLAIARKYAPKSKIWAVVKANAYGHGLARAFPGLRATDGFGLLDLEEAAKLRELGWAGPILLLEGFFRPTDIDVIDRYSLTTAIHCDEQLRMLEMARLSKPVNIQLKMNSGMNRLGYTPERFRAAWERARACHGIGQITLMTHFSDADSERGIAHQLEAFERGAEGIAGARSLSNSAAVLWHPTAHFDWVRPGIILYGASPSGVTADIADTGLKPAMTLTSELIAVQTVQPGDSIGYGSTYTANRPMRIGVVACGYADGYPRIAPEGTPVIVDGVRTALVGRVSMDMLTVDLTPCPNAGMGSRVELWGANLPIDDVARACGTIGYELMCAIAQRVPVRAE, from the coding sequence ATGCCGCGCCCCCTTTCCGCAACGATTCACACCGCCGCTCTCGCCAACAACCTTGCCATTGCGCGCAAGTACGCGCCGAAATCCAAAATCTGGGCCGTCGTGAAGGCCAATGCGTATGGCCACGGTCTCGCGCGAGCGTTCCCCGGACTTCGCGCGACGGACGGTTTCGGTCTTCTGGACCTCGAAGAAGCAGCGAAGTTGCGCGAACTCGGCTGGGCAGGCCCCATTTTGTTGCTCGAAGGCTTCTTTCGTCCGACCGATATCGACGTGATCGACCGTTATAGCCTGACTACGGCCATTCACTGCGACGAGCAGTTGCGCATGCTGGAAATGGCGCGGCTCTCGAAGCCGGTCAACATTCAGTTGAAGATGAATAGCGGCATGAACCGGCTCGGCTACACGCCGGAGCGCTTCCGCGCGGCGTGGGAGCGGGCGCGCGCCTGCCACGGCATCGGCCAGATCACGCTCATGACCCATTTTTCCGACGCCGACAGCGAACGCGGCATCGCGCATCAACTGGAGGCGTTCGAGCGCGGCGCGGAAGGCATCGCGGGCGCGCGCAGCCTGTCGAACTCGGCGGCCGTGCTGTGGCACCCGACCGCGCACTTCGACTGGGTGCGCCCGGGCATCATTCTCTACGGCGCGTCGCCGTCGGGCGTGACGGCCGATATCGCCGATACCGGCCTCAAGCCCGCCATGACGCTCACTTCCGAACTGATCGCCGTGCAGACGGTGCAGCCGGGCGACAGCATCGGTTATGGCTCGACCTACACGGCGAACCGGCCGATGCGCATAGGCGTGGTCGCCTGCGGCTACGCGGACGGCTATCCGCGGATCGCGCCCGAGGGCACGCCCGTCATCGTCGATGGCGTGCGGACGGCGCTCGTCGGCCGCGTCTCGATGGACATGCTCACCGTCGATCTGACGCCGTGCCCGAACGCGGGCATGGGTTCGCGCGTGGAATTGTGGGGCGCAAACCTGCCGATCGACGACGTGGCCCGCGCGTGCGGCACCATCGGCTACGAGCTGATGTGCGCGATCGCGCAGCGCGTGCCGGTCCGCGCGGAATGA
- the cls gene encoding cardiolipin synthase has protein sequence MQAADWLHVGTLVMAAHVLGVIAAVHAIINTRTSQGAVAWAVSLVAMPYLTLIPYLFLGRSKFAGYIDERRLEIEILRNRRKPTEWDSTDRSDASTTGTALVDASGARGELDTGPARYLGNPTIRTLQRLSGMPFLRGNAVRVLVNGDATFSAILEAIEAAEQYVVVQFFIVRADALGEMLKDALIAKAKAGVRVYFLYDSIGSFDLPHRYVHALRAGGVEAHPFATKRKFVHRFQINFRNHRKIVVVDGKRAFVGGHNVGVEYLGGNPRLSPWRDTHVEVRGPAIASIQFVFTEDWYWATQRLPELGPASHADENMHCMVLSSGPADKQETCSLFFVEAINAARERIWITSPYLIPDEAVFSALRLAVMRGVDVRILIPSRRDHRVVFAASRLYAYDLVQAGVRIFRYKPGFLHQKVVLVDDIAASVGSANLDNRSFRLNFEITVLTVDHDFAREVESMLLVDFAHAYEIDGNDYRGAAFWRRMAMHVARLFSPIL, from the coding sequence ATGCAAGCAGCAGACTGGCTCCACGTTGGCACGCTCGTGATGGCCGCGCATGTGCTCGGCGTGATCGCGGCCGTCCACGCCATTATCAATACGCGCACCTCGCAAGGCGCGGTCGCGTGGGCGGTGTCGCTCGTCGCGATGCCTTACCTCACGCTCATTCCGTATCTCTTCCTCGGGCGCAGCAAGTTCGCGGGTTATATCGACGAGCGCCGGCTCGAAATCGAGATTCTGCGCAACCGCAGAAAGCCGACCGAGTGGGATTCGACCGACCGCAGCGACGCTTCAACGACAGGCACGGCGCTCGTCGACGCTTCCGGCGCGCGCGGCGAACTCGACACCGGCCCCGCGCGATACCTCGGCAACCCGACCATCCGCACGTTGCAACGGCTCTCCGGCATGCCGTTTCTGCGCGGCAACGCCGTACGCGTGCTGGTCAATGGCGACGCGACGTTTTCCGCGATCCTGGAGGCCATCGAAGCGGCCGAACAGTATGTCGTCGTGCAATTCTTCATCGTGCGCGCCGACGCGCTCGGCGAGATGCTGAAGGACGCGCTCATCGCGAAAGCGAAAGCCGGCGTGCGCGTCTATTTCCTCTACGACAGCATCGGCAGCTTCGACCTGCCGCATCGCTACGTGCATGCGCTGCGCGCGGGCGGCGTCGAAGCGCATCCGTTCGCGACCAAGCGCAAGTTCGTGCACCGCTTTCAGATCAACTTCCGTAATCATCGGAAGATCGTGGTCGTCGACGGCAAGCGCGCATTCGTCGGCGGGCACAACGTGGGCGTCGAGTATCTCGGCGGCAATCCGCGGCTTTCGCCGTGGCGCGACACGCATGTGGAAGTGCGCGGGCCGGCGATTGCCAGCATTCAGTTCGTCTTCACCGAAGACTGGTACTGGGCGACGCAGCGCCTGCCCGAGCTCGGCCCCGCGTCGCATGCGGACGAGAACATGCATTGCATGGTGCTTTCGAGCGGCCCCGCCGACAAACAGGAGACCTGCTCGCTCTTCTTCGTCGAGGCGATCAACGCGGCGCGCGAGCGGATCTGGATTACGTCGCCGTATCTGATTCCCGATGAAGCCGTGTTCTCGGCGCTGCGACTCGCCGTGATGCGCGGCGTGGACGTGCGCATTCTCATTCCGAGCCGGCGCGATCATCGCGTGGTGTTCGCCGCGTCTCGGCTGTACGCGTACGATCTCGTGCAGGCGGGCGTGCGCATCTTCCGCTACAAGCCGGGGTTTTTGCACCAGAAGGTCGTGCTCGTAGACGACATCGCCGCGTCGGTCGGCAGCGCCAATCTCGACAACCGCTCCTTCCGGCTGAACTTCGAGATCACCGTACTGACCGTCGATCACGACTTCGCCCGCGAAGTCGAGAGCATGCTGCTCGTGGACTTCGCGCATGCGTATGAGATCGACGGCAACGATTATCGCGGCGCCGCGTTCTGGCGGCGCATGGCGATGCACGTCGCTCGGCTCTTCTCCCCGATTCTCTGA
- the radA gene encoding DNA repair protein RadA — translation MAKAAKAKTLYICSECGGQAPKWTGQCAACGAWNTLVESVEQAPSAHRFQALAKSSPVQRLADIEAADVPRFSTGVGEFDRVLGGGLVPGGVVLIGGDPGIGKSTLLLQSLAEIARERPSLYVSGEESGAQIALRAQRLGLLGGSASAAADLALLAEIQLEKIQAAIDEQRPEVAVIDSIQTIYSEALTSAPGSVAQVRECAAQLTRIAKQTGTAIIMVGHVTKEGSLAGPRVLEHIVDTVLYFEGDTHSSFRLVRAFKNRFGAVNELGVFAMTEKGLRGVANPSALFLSQHEQSVAGSCVLVTQEGSRPLLVEVQALVDTAHVPNPRRLAVGLEQNRLALLLAVLHRHAGIACFDQDVFLNAVGGVKITEPAADLAVLLAIHSSMRNKPLPKGLITFGEVGLAGEIRPSPRGQDRLKEAAKLGFSVALIPKANAPKQAVDGLKVIAVDRIEEAIDRVRDVE, via the coding sequence GTGGCAAAAGCAGCGAAGGCAAAGACGCTTTACATCTGTAGCGAGTGCGGCGGACAAGCGCCGAAGTGGACCGGACAGTGCGCGGCCTGCGGGGCGTGGAACACGCTCGTGGAATCGGTGGAGCAGGCGCCGTCGGCGCATCGCTTCCAGGCGCTCGCGAAGAGTTCGCCGGTGCAGCGGCTCGCCGACATCGAAGCGGCGGACGTGCCGCGCTTTTCGACCGGCGTCGGCGAGTTCGACCGCGTGCTCGGCGGCGGTCTCGTGCCGGGCGGCGTGGTGCTGATCGGCGGCGATCCGGGCATCGGCAAATCGACGCTTCTGCTGCAATCGCTCGCGGAAATCGCGCGCGAACGGCCGTCGCTCTATGTGAGCGGCGAGGAGTCCGGCGCGCAGATCGCGTTGCGCGCGCAACGGCTTGGGCTGCTCGGCGGATCCGCGAGTGCGGCGGCGGACCTCGCGCTGCTCGCCGAAATTCAGCTCGAAAAGATTCAGGCGGCCATCGACGAGCAACGTCCGGAAGTCGCCGTCATCGATTCGATTCAGACCATCTATTCCGAGGCGCTGACCTCCGCGCCGGGTTCCGTGGCGCAAGTCCGCGAATGCGCGGCGCAACTGACGCGCATCGCCAAGCAGACGGGCACGGCCATCATCATGGTCGGCCACGTGACCAAGGAAGGCAGTCTCGCGGGTCCGCGCGTGCTGGAGCATATCGTCGATACGGTGCTGTACTTCGAGGGCGACACGCACTCGTCCTTCCGGCTCGTGCGCGCGTTCAAGAACCGCTTCGGCGCGGTCAATGAGCTCGGCGTCTTCGCGATGACGGAGAAAGGCTTGCGCGGCGTGGCGAATCCGTCGGCGCTTTTCTTGTCGCAGCATGAGCAGAGCGTCGCGGGGTCGTGTGTGCTCGTCACGCAGGAAGGTTCGCGGCCGCTGCTCGTCGAAGTGCAGGCGCTCGTCGATACGGCGCATGTGCCGAATCCGCGCCGCCTCGCGGTCGGGCTGGAGCAGAACCGGCTCGCGCTGCTGCTTGCCGTGCTGCATCGGCATGCGGGCATCGCGTGTTTCGATCAGGACGTGTTCCTGAACGCGGTGGGCGGCGTGAAGATTACCGAACCCGCCGCCGATCTCGCGGTACTGCTCGCGATTCACTCGTCGATGCGCAACAAGCCGCTGCCGAAGGGCTTGATCACGTTCGGCGAAGTAGGGCTGGCGGGCGAAATCCGGCCGTCGCCGCGCGGGCAGGATCGCCTGAAGGAAGCGGCCAAGCTCGGCTTTTCCGTCGCGCTGATTCCGAAGGCCAATGCGCCGAAGCAGGCGGTGGACGGTCTGAAAGTGATCGCGGTCGATCGCATCGAAGAAGCCATCGACCGCGTGCGCGATGTCGAGTGA
- the lplT gene encoding lysophospholipid transporter LplT: MKKGFYTIMAAQFFSSLADNALLIAAIALLKDLHAPNWMTPLLKLFFVLSYVVLAAFVGAFADSRPKGRVMFVTNSIKVVGCITMLVGAHPLLAYGIVGFGAAAYSPAKYGILTELLPPDRLVAANGWIEGTTVGSIILGTVMGGALISPHIASHLLTLHIPRINTPAEAAMLVIMLMYVVAAVFNLRIPDTGARYPKQEHRPIKLITDFADCFLTLWRDKLGQISLAVTTLFWGAGATLQFIVLKWAEVSLGMTLSQAAILQAVIAVGVAAGAVLAAARVPLKRSLSVLPVGIAMGLAVMLMAFYTRHLFPAHWGVYFGRMHFPGYLLIAYLFLMIVGGLSGFFVVPMNALLQHRGHVLLSAGHSIAVQNFNENLSVLIMLCLYAVLVWLDMPIQFVIVMFGSFVCLMMYFVMRRHQANQRAFDSVALIGEARH, translated from the coding sequence ATGAAAAAAGGTTTTTACACCATCATGGCCGCGCAGTTTTTCTCGTCGCTGGCCGATAACGCTCTACTGATCGCTGCCATTGCACTGCTGAAAGACCTTCACGCGCCGAACTGGATGACGCCGCTGCTCAAGCTGTTCTTCGTGCTCTCCTATGTGGTGCTGGCGGCGTTCGTCGGCGCTTTCGCGGATTCGCGGCCGAAGGGGCGCGTGATGTTCGTGACCAATTCCATCAAGGTGGTCGGCTGCATCACGATGCTGGTCGGCGCGCATCCGCTTCTGGCTTATGGCATCGTCGGCTTCGGCGCGGCGGCCTATTCGCCCGCGAAGTACGGCATTCTCACGGAATTGCTGCCGCCCGACCGGCTCGTCGCGGCGAACGGCTGGATCGAAGGCACGACGGTCGGCTCCATCATTCTCGGCACCGTCATGGGCGGCGCGCTCATCAGCCCGCATATCGCGAGCCACCTGCTGACGCTGCACATACCGCGCATCAACACGCCCGCCGAAGCCGCGATGCTCGTCATCATGCTGATGTACGTGGTCGCCGCCGTCTTCAACCTGCGCATTCCCGATACCGGCGCGCGCTACCCGAAGCAGGAACACCGGCCCATCAAGCTCATCACCGATTTCGCGGACTGCTTTCTCACGCTCTGGCGCGACAAGCTCGGCCAGATTTCGCTCGCGGTCACGACGCTCTTCTGGGGCGCGGGCGCGACGCTGCAATTCATCGTGCTGAAGTGGGCCGAAGTGTCGCTCGGCATGACGCTTTCGCAGGCGGCCATTCTGCAGGCGGTCATCGCGGTGGGCGTGGCGGCCGGCGCGGTGCTCGCGGCGGCGCGCGTGCCGCTCAAGCGTTCGCTCTCCGTGCTGCCGGTGGGCATCGCGATGGGGCTCGCCGTCATGCTGATGGCCTTCTACACGCGGCATCTCTTTCCCGCGCATTGGGGCGTCTACTTCGGCCGGATGCACTTCCCGGGCTATCTGCTGATCGCGTATCTGTTTCTGATGATCGTCGGCGGGCTGTCGGGCTTTTTCGTCGTGCCGATGAACGCGCTTTTGCAGCATCGCGGGCACGTGCTGCTGTCCGCCGGCCATTCGATCGCCGTGCAGAACTTCAACGAGAACCTGTCCGTGCTCATCATGCTGTGCCTGTACGCGGTGCTCGTCTGGCTCGACATGCCGATCCAGTTCGTGATCGTGATGTTCGGCTCGTTCGTGTGTCTGATGATGTACTTCGTCATGCGCCGCCATCAGGCGAACCAGCGCGCGTTCGATTCCGTCGCGCTGATCGGCGAGGCGCGGCACTGA